In Rhodococcus rhodochrous, a single genomic region encodes these proteins:
- a CDS encoding ABC transporter ATP-binding protein yields MADITYRNASCIYENSDTFAVDSLNLDIEDGEFVVLVGPSGSGKSTALRMLAGLEDIDEGSISIGGKDMTGVPSKDRDIAMVFQNYALYPNKTVAENMGFALKMRGVSADERRRKVEEAAKILNLTQFLDRKPAKLSGGQRQRVAMGRAIVREPQVFCMDEPLSNLDAKLRVQTRTEIAALQRRLGTTTVYVTHDQVEAMTMGDRVAVLKNGVLQQFSSPTELYDRPANAFVAGFIGSPSMNLLRAKVVDDGVVVGSTVIPVERDRIARLHSAGIEEVTAGIRPEDFEIADEGVEAVVELVEELGSESYLYTRVPGTGNQVVARALVRTPARLADTVHLRKREGTVHLFHVDTGERVGD; encoded by the coding sequence ATGGCCGACATCACCTACCGCAACGCCTCGTGCATCTACGAGAACTCCGACACCTTCGCGGTCGATTCGCTGAACCTCGACATCGAGGACGGCGAGTTCGTGGTCCTCGTCGGACCGTCCGGATCCGGCAAGAGCACCGCGCTGCGCATGCTCGCCGGGCTCGAGGACATCGACGAGGGGTCGATCTCCATCGGCGGCAAGGACATGACCGGTGTGCCGTCGAAGGACCGCGACATCGCGATGGTCTTCCAGAACTACGCGCTGTACCCGAACAAGACGGTCGCCGAGAACATGGGCTTCGCCCTGAAGATGCGCGGCGTGAGCGCGGACGAGCGTCGCCGCAAGGTCGAGGAAGCGGCGAAAATCCTGAACTTGACCCAGTTCCTCGACCGCAAGCCCGCCAAGCTGTCCGGTGGTCAGCGCCAGCGCGTCGCGATGGGACGCGCGATCGTGCGTGAGCCGCAGGTGTTCTGCATGGACGAGCCGTTGTCGAACCTCGATGCGAAGCTGCGCGTGCAGACCCGCACCGAGATCGCGGCGCTGCAACGCCGTCTCGGCACCACCACCGTCTACGTCACCCACGACCAGGTCGAGGCGATGACGATGGGCGATCGCGTCGCCGTCCTGAAGAACGGAGTGCTGCAGCAGTTCTCCAGCCCCACCGAACTCTACGACCGTCCCGCCAACGCATTCGTCGCCGGTTTCATCGGCTCGCCGTCCATGAACCTGCTCCGCGCGAAGGTCGTCGACGACGGAGTCGTCGTGGGCAGCACCGTCATCCCCGTCGAACGCGACCGCATCGCGCGACTGCACTCCGCAGGCATCGAGGAAGTCACCGCCGGGATCCGGCCCGAGGACTTCGAGATCGCCGACGAGGGCGTCGAAGCCGTCGTCGAACTCGTCGAGGAACTCGGCAGCGAGTCGTACCTGTACACGCGGGTGCCCGGCACCGGCAATCAGGTGGTCGCGCGGGCCCTGGTCCGTACCCCCGCACGCCTCGCCGACACCGTGCACCTGCGCAAGCGCGAAGGTACGGTGCACCTGTTCCACGTCGACACCGGAGAGCGGGTGGGCGACTGA
- a CDS encoding carbohydrate ABC transporter permease — translation MTAPAAQRPAPDADERIRAVREAKEEQISRAEGWRRRGPLLPALIFTIVVTQVPFLFTLYYSTQSWNLVSPGSRRFVGLQNYVDVFQDSQFWQVALNTVILIVGTVLISVILGLLLALLLDRAFLGRGVARTLLITPFLVTPVASALIWKTSMFDPVFGIVNFVLSPFGVEQVDWVSRFPLPAVMVALVWQWTPFMMLLILAGLQSMPRDILEAGRVDGAGAFALFRELTLPHLRRFIELGTVLGAIYLVNTFDAIYMMTQGGPGTASSNLPFYIYQRAFLGFDIGQAAAMGVVVVIGTIVIATFALRLIFTSFTGKEEAA, via the coding sequence ATGACCGCACCTGCAGCGCAGCGTCCCGCGCCGGACGCCGACGAGCGCATCCGCGCCGTACGGGAAGCGAAGGAGGAGCAGATCTCGCGGGCCGAAGGATGGCGCCGACGCGGACCCCTGCTCCCGGCCCTGATCTTCACGATCGTGGTCACCCAGGTCCCGTTCCTGTTCACGCTCTACTACTCGACCCAGTCGTGGAACCTCGTCAGCCCCGGCTCCCGCCGGTTCGTCGGCCTCCAGAACTACGTCGACGTCTTCCAGGACAGCCAGTTCTGGCAGGTCGCCCTGAACACGGTGATCCTCATCGTCGGCACGGTCCTGATCTCCGTGATACTCGGGCTGCTCCTCGCACTCCTGCTCGACCGGGCATTCCTCGGACGCGGTGTCGCACGGACCCTGCTGATCACACCGTTCCTCGTCACCCCGGTCGCCAGTGCGCTGATCTGGAAGACGTCGATGTTCGATCCCGTCTTCGGCATCGTCAACTTCGTCCTCTCCCCGTTCGGGGTCGAGCAGGTCGACTGGGTGAGCCGGTTCCCGCTCCCTGCCGTGATGGTCGCGCTGGTGTGGCAGTGGACGCCGTTCATGATGCTGCTCATCCTCGCCGGCCTGCAATCGATGCCCCGCGACATCCTCGAGGCCGGCCGCGTCGACGGCGCCGGAGCCTTCGCCCTGTTCCGGGAACTGACGCTGCCGCACCTGCGCCGGTTCATCGAACTCGGCACCGTTCTCGGCGCGATCTACCTGGTGAACACATTCGACGCGATCTACATGATGACCCAGGGCGGCCCCGGCACGGCCAGCTCCAACCTGCCGTTCTACATCTACCAGCGCGCGTTCCTCGGCTTCGACATCGGCCAGGCGGCGGCAATGGGCGTCGTGGTCGTCATCGGCACGATCGTCATCGCCACCTTCGCACTGCGCCTGATCTTCACATCGTTCACCGGCAAGGAGGAAGCGGCATGA
- a CDS encoding carbohydrate ABC transporter permease: MSTTATEPQASDTTAPTSRVMRTARKRKNRKFNPWGVVAWIAAIGFFFPVFWMVLTAFKQEADAYSDPPKFFFTPTLDQFRAVFETGVGTALLNSAFATIVSTVLVLLLGVPAAFALSLRPVKKTKDVLFFFISTKMLPIVAAIIPLYVIVANVGLLDNIWALIILYTAMNLPIAVWMMRSFFLEVPGELLEAASMDGASLWTAVRELILPLVSPGIAATALICVIFSWNEFFFAVNLTAVQAQTIPVFLVGFITGEGLYWARLSAAATMAALPVVLAGWLAQNKLVRGLSFGAIK, translated from the coding sequence ATGAGCACCACGGCCACGGAGCCGCAAGCTTCGGACACCACGGCACCCACCAGCCGTGTCATGCGCACGGCCCGGAAACGCAAGAACCGCAAGTTCAATCCCTGGGGTGTGGTCGCGTGGATCGCCGCCATCGGATTCTTCTTCCCGGTCTTCTGGATGGTGCTCACCGCCTTCAAGCAGGAGGCCGACGCCTACTCCGACCCACCGAAGTTCTTCTTCACCCCCACCCTCGACCAGTTCCGGGCGGTGTTCGAGACCGGAGTGGGCACGGCCCTGCTCAACTCGGCCTTCGCCACCATCGTCTCGACGGTGCTGGTCCTGCTGCTCGGCGTGCCGGCGGCCTTCGCGCTGTCGCTGCGGCCGGTGAAGAAGACCAAGGACGTGTTGTTCTTCTTCATCAGCACGAAGATGCTGCCCATCGTCGCGGCGATCATCCCGCTATACGTGATCGTCGCGAACGTCGGTCTGCTCGACAACATCTGGGCCCTGATCATCCTGTACACGGCGATGAACCTGCCCATCGCGGTATGGATGATGCGGTCGTTCTTCCTCGAGGTCCCGGGCGAGCTGCTCGAGGCGGCGAGCATGGACGGCGCGAGCCTGTGGACGGCGGTACGCGAGCTGATCCTCCCGCTCGTCTCCCCCGGCATCGCCGCGACCGCCCTGATCTGCGTGATCTTCTCGTGGAACGAGTTCTTCTTCGCCGTCAACCTGACCGCCGTCCAGGCGCAGACGATTCCCGTCTTCCTCGTCGGTTTCATCACCGGTGAGGGCCTGTACTGGGCCCGGCTCTCCGCCGCCGCGACGATGGCGGCGCTGCCCGTCGTGCTCGCGGGCTGGCTCGCCCAGAACAAGCTCGTGCGCGGCCTGTCGTTCGGCGCCATCAAGTAG